The Leclercia adecarboxylata region AGGTTATTGCACAGGGAGATCTTGCCGCAGAAGCTGTCCCGACGGGTCGCCAGCCCCATTTTGTCGAGGTTGTCCTCCTCGGCCTGCACCAGCACGGGCACGTTCAGGCCGGAGAGACGCAGGGTCTCGGCGATGGCTTTTTCATCACCAAAGTTAGGCAGCACCACCACCACGCCGTGAATGCTGTCGCGATGGGCGCGAAACAGGTCGGCACAGGCTTTGGCGTCCTGGCGGGTTTCCACCCCGCCGAGTTCGGTCTGGCTGGGATCGAGCATAATGGTGTTGATACCCAGGCGGCCAAACAGGGCAATTGCCTGCTCGCGCGCTTCCGCCACCAGATAGCTCGGGAAAAATCCGCGGTTGCCGATGACCACGCCCATTGTCAGTTGTTGAGGAATTCGGGACATTGCTTCTCTCCAGTAAGATGTTGTTGTTATTTTCAGCAAACCTGTCGCGTCAGCATTTCCCGGGCGTGTTTCACTACCCCAGCGACATCAATTTCATGGCGTGCCCGCGTTGACGCTCTGTCGGCGGCAATCGCGTACTGCCCATCCGGGATCCCCAGACGTTTCAGCGGCACGGCGCAGCCCGCTTCGGCCAGCACTTCAGCCACCAGGCTGCCAACGCCGCCGTTGACGTTATGCTCCTCAACGCTCACCACCGCCCTGCACGGGGCGATGGCGGCCAGCAATTGTTGGGTATCACAGGGACGAATAGATGGAACGCTGATAACAGTGGCGTCAATACCTTCTTCCGCGAGTTGTGCGGCAGCTTGCACAATTTCATGCACCGTTGACCCCATCGCCACCAGGGCCACATCGTGACCTGCGCGCAGAACGTCGATTTTGCCTGGCGCAAAACGGTAGCTCTCATCATGCAGTTCCGGCAGGGCTTTGCCGTCGAGGCGGATATAGACCGGGCCCACGTGATCGAGGGCGTAGTCGATGATCTGGCGGCACTCGTTCGGGCTCGACGGGGCGTAAATTTCGATATTGCCGAAGCCGCGCATGATGGCAATGTCGTCGATGCTGTGGTGGGTGCTGGCGAGGGGGCCATAGCTGGCACCCGCGTTCAGGCCAAACAGCTTCACGTTGGTGTTGTTGTAGCAGATGTCGACTTTGATCTGCTCGTTAGCGCGGGAGATCAAAAACGGTGCCGCGTTACAGGTGACGGCAATCTTGCCGCCGATCGCCAGACCGGCCGCCGCGCCAACCAGCGTCTGCTCGGCGATGCCGACGTTCACCAGACGCCCCGGAAAACGCTGCATAAACGGGGAGATTTTTGCCGTGGAGGTGGAGTCCGCTACCACCGGCACCAGGTCGATGCCGCGTTCAACGGCATCGATAAAGGCATCAACCATCACCGTGGCGAGGTGTTCGCTATTACTCATCTTTCAGTTCCTCCAGCGCCAGTTCAACTTCTTCCCCTTTTGGCACCCGGTGGTGCCATTCAGGCCGTCCCTGAATAAAGGATATTCCCGCTCCCTTGGTGGTGTGGGCGATCACCACATGGGGCTTACCGTTGGGCTTCAACCCTTCCAGGGTGGCGACCACGTCAGCCATGTCGTTGCCGTTGCAGGCGGTCACTTCCAGTCCGAAGGCTTTCCACTTCTCATCCAGCGGATCGGTGTTGAGGATCTCTCTGGTGGAGCCCGCCAGCTGGAGGTTGTTTTTGTCGTTGATAATAAACAGGTTATCCAGCTGGTAGTGGGATGCCACCAGCGCGGCCTCCCAGTTACTGCCTTCCGCCAGTTCACCGTCGCCGGTCACCACAAACACCCGGCGCTTGCTGTTGTTGCGTTTTGCCGCCAGGGCGATCCCCACCGCTACCGGCAGGCCATGGCCCAGCGCCCCGGTGTTAAGCTCAATGCCCGGGGTTTTGTGTTTCACCGGATGGCCGGGCAGGTGAGAATCGGCGTGCTGATAGGTGGCGAGCCACTCCACCGGGATAAAACCGGCTTCGGCGAGCACGCAGTAGTACCCGCCTACCGCGTGGCCTTTCGACTGGATGTAGATATCGCGTTCATCGCTCTCCTGCAGTGCCGGGGAGCAGTTCAGAATGCGAAAGTAGAGGGCGGTGAGCAGTTCGACCTGGGACAGATCGGCCCCGGTATGGCCGCCCGCCGGGCTTTCGGCATTTAGCACGATGATCCGGCGACGAATCGAGCGTGCCCGGGTTTCGAGCTCCGTGATGGAGAGCGAAAACGGATTCATAACATACCTCCTGAATTTATAATCTGTTGTGAATAATTATTCCAGCCAGGTAAAAAAACGCTCTGCAATGAAGGATCCCAGCGGGTTTCATCCTCTAAAACAGCAGGTTTTTAACCTTCTTGAATATATATTCAATGCTGATTTATTATTCATGTAATGTAAGATATGCCCAGTCAGAGGGTTTGTCTACGGTTTGCGCGGGCATATTTCGAAGAAAGGAGAAAAGGATCACATTTGCCTGGCAGATCGAATGGGCGCTTTGAGGAGAACGTTATGTCGAAGCAGGGGCTCAGTCCGGAAGAAGACCCGATCATCGGCATGGCGCAGGCGCAAAATTTATCTTTGCAGGGTCGCCGGTCTACATAAGGGCTGTAAAAGGCTATAGAGAAAATGGTTTGGCAAGACCTGAGGCAATTGTAGTGATTTTTATTTGAAAGGGTTGCGAAGGCAGACTAATAAAACATGTTGACCTCAGTCATACCATTATTAATGGGCCGTTTAAATATCAATATGAATTGTTTAAATATTAGTTATGCTAACGAAAAGACAGAAAGGTGCTCTGTTTAGCGCTTAGCGATATGTAATATTATAAACGAAATCAATGCATTATCTATTTTTATTCAGAACATAAATAATTGTACAATTTTACGCCGATGATACGATAAATCCTTCTTACTGGAGGGATAAATGTTGAATGGAATAAATCGCGGAGGTCTGCGGTTATTGACCCTTGGTGAAATTAACCTGGCCCGCACGCTCTACGCTTTTAGTATTCGTTATAACGAAGTATGGATTCACCGCAGCAGCTATCTTCCTTTCAATATGCAGGCGAACAACGTCGCCATGGCGCCAAACGGCGAAATATATTTTCAGGAAGGGGTGTATGAGCCTGATTTTTCACAGCCACACGTCAAAAATGATCGCATAGGCGGTCAGCACCTATTTCTGCATGAAATGATGCATGTCTGGCAACACCAGCGCGGGATGATGGTAAGAACGCGTGGCGCATTCTCTTGGGCTGTTGATTACAACTATGAGCTCACTAAACCAAATTTGATGGACTACGGCATAGAAAATCAGGCATGTATCGTGAGTGATTACTGGTTGCTGAAAACCTATGGATTCGGTAATCGAAACGACCTGTATCGCCTCAAAAACTATGACCCGTCAGAGCCTGTCCTCAAACTCATGGCTCGATATCAGAAAGTGCTTGGGAGTTTCCCTCATTGAAACGCTACTTATCCTTAATTCTGTTATCTGTAACCCTTGTCGGATGTGGTAAAGGCGATCGAGCAGCCCCCTGGCGCTCGATCATCGTTGATAAGGGACATGTTTGCTTTTCGGTGGATAAAACCGATGTCCTGAGTCGCTATAACATTTCTTCAATGCAGGGCGGAGAATACACAGAATTTGCTACTAATGAGCACGTTGCTCTCTCCTATCCAGACTCCTGTTTAAATCTGATGCTTAGGCCAGGTTATACCTATGGCGTGTCGTACACGCTTAATGGATCAAATTATCGCTACGTGTTCTTTATCGACAATGACTGGAACGTCTCAAGTAATTAATCAGGGAAATAAAGATGTCATTACCAGCATATATGTATCTTTATGATGAAAATGGACAGATGATTAAAGGCAGTTGTATGGCGCTGGATCGTGAGGGTGCAATTGAAATTATGAACAGCAGTTACGGTGTCTTCCAGAGCACATGCCGCAACACCGGTAAACTTATGGGCGCGCGCGAACACAACGCTTTTACCCTGCACAAAGAGATTGATAAAACCTCGCCATATTTTGCGGTTGCAGTCTGCCAAAGTAAGCGGCTGCAAAAGGCAGTAATACACTATTACGACATCAACGAGGCTGGCATTGAATACGAGATTTACAGAATTACGCTTACCAGCATTGTGATCATGTCAGTTAATGCTTCTCATGCTTATATCCCGGGTTCTCGCACGCCAGGAATGATGGAGAATATCGCAATTTCCTATTCAGGAATTGAGTGGTTTTATATCGAAGGAAATATCAAGTATGACGATGACTGGAGCCGCCCAGTGGGTTACAACCAGCAGAAAAATTAGCAGGGAGTGCAGCGCCATAACCGGGGTTTGTCTACGGTTTGCGCGGTCATATTTCGAAGAAAGGAGAAAAGGATCACATTTGCCCGGCAGATCGTCACGGCCCTTGCTTGTTAAATATTCAGTGATGAATAAAAATAACGGCAGCCGATTAAGGGGAATGTTATGTCGAAACAGGATGAACAGCGCTTGCTGGTGAAGATCGCCACACTTTACTACAGCGAGAATAAAAAGCAGTCGGAGATTGCCTCCCTGCTGCACCTCTCGCAGTCCTTCGTGTCGCGGGCGCTGACCCGCTGCCAGAAAGAGGGGCTGGTGAAAATTACCGTCGTTCAGCCGACCAATATTTTCGTCTCGCTGGAAAAGGCGCTGGAAGAGCAGTATGGCATCCGCCAGGCCATCGTGGTGGACGTGGGGGAAGACCCGACTAACGCCCAGATCAAGCACGCCATCGGCAGCGCGGCGGCGCACTACGTTGAAACCCGCCTGCGCCCGGAAGACCTGGTGGGGATCTCCTCCTGGAGCAGCACTATCCGCTGCATGGTGGATGAGATGCACCCGCAGAATATCCGCGCCGCGGGGGTGATCCAGCTGCTGGGCGGCGTGGGCCCCAACGGCAACGTGCAGGCGACCATCCTTACCCAGCAGCTGGCGGCGCACCTCGGCTGCCCGGCTGGGCTACTGCCGTCCCAGAGCATTGAACACTCCGTTGAAGAGCGCGCCCGGCTGGTCAGCAGCCCGGACGTGGCGGCGGTGGTGGGTAAATTCGCCGAAGTGGACGTAGCCATTGTCGGCATCGGCGAGCTGGAGCCGTCGCAGCTGCTGAAAAACTCCGGCAACTACTACACCGAGGATATGCTCAAACTGCTGGCCGAACGCGGGGCAGTGGGGGATATCTGCCTGCATTATTACGACGCCAACGGCGAGCCGGTGCTGAGCGCCGAAGAAGATCCGGTGATTGGTATGGAGCTGGCGCAGATCCGCGCCTGCCCGCAGGTGATTGCCCTGGCGGGCGGAGAAGAGAAACGCAACGCCATCCGCGGGGCGCTGGAAGGGAAGTATATTGATGTGTTGATCACCGATTACCCGACGGCGCGGAGTTTATTGAAAGGGTAGTTTTGCCCGGTATGGGTGCGGCCTGATGCCCTCACCCCGACCCTCTCCCACAGGGAGAGGGAGCAAACACTAAAAACGGCAACGTGCGTTGCCGTTTTGCTTTTACCTTCCCTCCATCACCGCCTTTTGCGCCACCACCGCCGCTTTCTGCTGCATCCGGTTTTGCATCTGGTCAATAATCACCGCCACGATAATCACTATCCCTTTAATCACCATCTGCCAGAACTCGCTGACACCCATCATCACCAGCCCGTCGGCCAGAAAGCCGATAACAAAAGCCCCGATCAGCGTCCCGAGAATGGTGCCACGTCCGCCTGCCAGTGAGGTGCCGCCCAGCACCACCGCGGCGATGGCGTTCATCTCAAAGGCGGTGCCGTTCGCCGGATGGCTCGCCAGCAATTGCGCTGAGACGACAATCCCGGCGATGGCGGCGCAGAAGCCGGACAGGGTGTACACCAGCACCTTCACCTGCTTGACCCGCACCCCGGAGAGCTCTGCCGCGCGCTCGTTATCGCCGATGGCATAGACGTGGCGGCCAAAGGGCAGGCGACGGGCGATATAGGCGATCACCAGCGCCAGGACGATCATCATCCAGATGGCCCACGGAATGCCGAGCAGCGTTCCGGCCCCAATCTCATCGAAACCGGTATTCCCCAGCTGCGGGTTACCGGAGAGCCCCGGGAAGGTCTGCCCGTCGGAGGTCAGCATCGCCGCGCCGCGCAGCACGTACATGGTGCCGAGGGTGCAGATAAAGGGCGCCACGTTGTAGCGGGTGATGATCCAGCCGTTCATCGCCCCTATCAGCGCGCCAATCAGCAGCACAACGGGCACAATCACCCACACGCTCGGGAAGATGGCAATGCCAAACATCGGCAGCACAATGCCTTTGGTGATCATCCACCCGGCGATCATCCCGCATAGCCCAAGGGTTGCGCCAATGGAGAGATCAATCCCGGCGGTGATGATCACGAAGGTGATCCCCAGCGCCAGGAAGGCGTTGATGGCGATATGCTTAATCATGATCACCAGGCTGCCGGTGGAGAGAAAGCCCGGCACGGTCATGGTGAAGAAGCCGACAATCAGGAACAGCGCAATGAAGGTGCGCATTTTCAGCAGCAGCAGGAGGAGTTTTTCCCGGGAAGGCGCGGCCCCTTTTTGCGGCGTCAGCGCGACAGACTGTGTTGTTTTCATCTTAGAACCCCTGAGCACTTGCGGTTACCAGTGCCGACTCTTCGGCCCGATCGCGAACAATATCGGCAGTGAGTTTGCCGCCGGACATCACCAGAATGCGGTCAGATACCGCCATAATCTCTTTCAAATCCGAGGTGGAAAAGACCACCGCAATACCCTGCTGCGAGAGCTGCACCATCATGCGGAACACGTCCGCTTTGGCTCCCACGTCGATACCGCGCGTTGGCTCATCAAGGAACAGCACCTTG contains the following coding sequences:
- a CDS encoding transketolase family protein yields the protein MSNSEHLATVMVDAFIDAVERGIDLVPVVADSTSTAKISPFMQRFPGRLVNVGIAEQTLVGAAAGLAIGGKIAVTCNAAPFLISRANEQIKVDICYNNTNVKLFGLNAGASYGPLASTHHSIDDIAIMRGFGNIEIYAPSSPNECRQIIDYALDHVGPVYIRLDGKALPELHDESYRFAPGKIDVLRAGHDVALVAMGSTVHEIVQAAAQLAEEGIDATVISVPSIRPCDTQQLLAAIAPCRAVVSVEEHNVNGGVGSLVAEVLAEAGCAVPLKRLGIPDGQYAIAADRASTRARHEIDVAGVVKHAREMLTRQVC
- a CDS encoding Hcp family type VI secretion system effector, with product MSLPAYMYLYDENGQMIKGSCMALDREGAIEIMNSSYGVFQSTCRNTGKLMGAREHNAFTLHKEIDKTSPYFAVAVCQSKRLQKAVIHYYDINEAGIEYEIYRITLTSIVIMSVNASHAYIPGSRTPGMMENIAISYSGIEWFYIEGNIKYDDDWSRPVGYNQQKN
- a CDS encoding putative T6SS immunity periplasmic lipoprotein, with the protein product MKRYLSLILLSVTLVGCGKGDRAAPWRSIIVDKGHVCFSVDKTDVLSRYNISSMQGGEYTEFATNEHVALSYPDSCLNLMLRPGYTYGVSYTLNGSNYRYVFFIDNDWNVSSN
- a CDS encoding transketolase — encoded protein: MNPFSLSITELETRARSIRRRIIVLNAESPAGGHTGADLSQVELLTALYFRILNCSPALQESDERDIYIQSKGHAVGGYYCVLAEAGFIPVEWLATYQHADSHLPGHPVKHKTPGIELNTGALGHGLPVAVGIALAAKRNNSKRRVFVVTGDGELAEGSNWEAALVASHYQLDNLFIINDKNNLQLAGSTREILNTDPLDEKWKAFGLEVTACNGNDMADVVATLEGLKPNGKPHVVIAHTTKGAGISFIQGRPEWHHRVPKGEEVELALEELKDE
- a CDS encoding DUF4157 domain-containing protein; the protein is MLNGINRGGLRLLTLGEINLARTLYAFSIRYNEVWIHRSSYLPFNMQANNVAMAPNGEIYFQEGVYEPDFSQPHVKNDRIGGQHLFLHEMMHVWQHQRGMMVRTRGAFSWAVDYNYELTKPNLMDYGIENQACIVSDYWLLKTYGFGNRNDLYRLKNYDPSEPVLKLMARYQKVLGSFPH
- a CDS encoding ABC transporter permease produces the protein MKTTQSVALTPQKGAAPSREKLLLLLLKMRTFIALFLIVGFFTMTVPGFLSTGSLVIMIKHIAINAFLALGITFVIITAGIDLSIGATLGLCGMIAGWMITKGIVLPMFGIAIFPSVWVIVPVVLLIGALIGAMNGWIITRYNVAPFICTLGTMYVLRGAAMLTSDGQTFPGLSGNPQLGNTGFDEIGAGTLLGIPWAIWMMIVLALVIAYIARRLPFGRHVYAIGDNERAAELSGVRVKQVKVLVYTLSGFCAAIAGIVVSAQLLASHPANGTAFEMNAIAAVVLGGTSLAGGRGTILGTLIGAFVIGFLADGLVMMGVSEFWQMVIKGIVIIVAVIIDQMQNRMQQKAAVVAQKAVMEGR
- a CDS encoding sugar-binding transcriptional regulator, which encodes MSKQDEQRLLVKIATLYYSENKKQSEIASLLHLSQSFVSRALTRCQKEGLVKITVVQPTNIFVSLEKALEEQYGIRQAIVVDVGEDPTNAQIKHAIGSAAAHYVETRLRPEDLVGISSWSSTIRCMVDEMHPQNIRAAGVIQLLGGVGPNGNVQATILTQQLAAHLGCPAGLLPSQSIEHSVEERARLVSSPDVAAVVGKFAEVDVAIVGIGELEPSQLLKNSGNYYTEDMLKLLAERGAVGDICLHYYDANGEPVLSAEEDPVIGMELAQIRACPQVIALAGGEEKRNAIRGALEGKYIDVLITDYPTARSLLKG